In a genomic window of Nocardia fluminea:
- a CDS encoding respiratory nitrate reductase subunit gamma, which yields MHWQPSACYGPFARLVHVFTALLGYIFCPYILYRSRDDHKGSRERRRGWDKVDTIPRRR from the coding sequence ATGCACTGGCAGCCATCAGCCTGTTATGGGCCCTTTGCCCGGCTCGTGCACGTATTCACCGCTCTACTTGGATACATCTTCTGTCCATACATCCTCTACCGCAGCCGTGACGACCACAAAGGATCCCGCGAACGCCGCCGTGGCTGGGACAAGGTGGACACGATTCCACGCCGTAGGTGA